One Huiozyma naganishii CBS 8797 chromosome 4, complete genome genomic region harbors:
- the CPA2 gene encoding carbamoyl-phosphate synthase (glutamine-hydrolyzing) CPA2 (similar to Saccharomyces cerevisiae CPA2 (YJR109C); ancestral locus Anc_7.494), with translation MTSIYKSTTPTTSTFQSSKYNPQLIEGVATVLIIGSGGLSIGQAGEFDYSGSQAIKALKEANKKTILINPNIATNQTSHSLADKIYYLPVTPEYITYIIERERPDGILLTFGGQTGLNCGVALDRSGVLAKYNVKVLGTPIQTLITSEDRDLFSSALKEINIPIAESIACETIDAALDAAETVKYPVIVRSAYALGGLGSGFANNAEEMKQLASQSLSLAPQILVEKSLKGWKEIEYEVVRDRVDNCITVCNMENFDPLGVHTGDSMVFAPSQTLSDEEYHMLRSAAIKIIRHLGVVGECNVQYSLQPDGLDYRVIEVNARLSRSSALASKATGYPLAYTAAKLALGYTLPELPNPITKTAVANFEPSLDYIVAKVPKWDLSKFQHVNRSIGSSMKSVGEVMAIGRNYEEAFQKALRQIDPTILGFQGSDEFGDNLDEALAEPTDRRVFAIGQALMHENYTVDRVHELTKVDRWFLFKCMNIVNMYKELEKLTELKQLSKDLLQRAKKVGFSDKQIAVSIDSAKINEFDVRKVRKSFGIVPFVKRIDTLAAEFPASTNYLYTTYNATKNDVQFDEHGMLVLGSGVYRIGSSVEFDWCAVNTAQTLRKEGKKTIMINYNPETVSTDFDEVDRLYFEELSYERVMDIYELENAEGCIISVGGQLPQNIALPLLENGCNILGTSPVDIDRAENRHKFSTILDSIDISQPEWSELTSVQEAKKFAAKVDYPVLIRPSYVLSGAAMSVVTNESELETKLTLASDVSPDHPVVMSKFILGAQEIDVDAVAYNGKVLVHAISEHIENAGVHSGDASLVLPPQHLSDAVKKNLKDIADRVAEAWKITGPFNMQIIKDGDKPLKVIECNIRASRSFPFVSKVLGVNFIEIAVKAFLGGDRVPEPVDLIMGKKYNYVATKIPQFSFTRLAGADPFLGVEMASTGEVASFGRDEVESYWTAIQSTMNFEVPLPPSGILFGGDLTKDKLGKVANIISPLGYKLYVTSEEAKRYLEKHIAEKAEIQIIEFPKNDKRKLRELFQKYDIKAVFNLASKRAESTQDEDYIARRNAIDFAIPLFNEPNTSLRFAEALKAKIPEKVRILNSKETIIPPEVQTWEDFLGFKAD, from the coding sequence atGACATCTATCTATAAGTCGACTACACCAACCACTTCGACTTTCCAGAGTTCTAAGTACAACCCGCAATTGATCGAGGGTGTCGCCACCGTTCTGATCATCGGGTCCGGTGGACTGTCTATTGGCCAAGCTGGTGAGTTCGATTACTCCGGGTCGCAAGCCATCAAGGCATTGAAGGAGGCTAACAAGAAGACTATCTTGATCAATCCAAACATTGCTACCAACCAAACATCCCATTCGTTGGCGGATAAGATATACTACCTGCCAGTAACACCAGAATATATCACCTACATCATTGAAAGGGAAAGACCAGATGGTATCCTGCTCACTTTCGGTGGCCAGACGGGTTTGAACTGTGGTGTCGCTTTGGACAGGTCCGGCGTGCTTGCCAAATACAACGTCAAAGTGCTGGGTACTCCGATCCAAACTTTGATCACTTCAGAGGACAGAGACTTGTTTTCTTccgctttgaaagagatcaacATACCAATTGCGGAATCCATTGCTTGTGAAACTATCGACGCTGCGTTGGACGCTGCTGAGACTGTCAAGTATCCTGTAATTGTCAGATCCGCATACGCTCTCGGTGGGCTGGGTTCTGGGTTTGCCAACAACGCTGAAGAGATGAAGCAATTGGCCTCCCAGTCGCTGTCTCTTGCACCACAGATCCTCGTGGaaaaatctttgaaggGATGGAAGGAGATTGAATACGAAGTCGTTAGAGACAGGGTCGATAACTGTATCACCGTCTGTAACATGGAAAATTTCGACCCTCTAGGTGTTCACACGGGGGACTCAATGGTGTTTGCCCCATCTCAAACTTTGTCAGACGAGGAGTACCACATGTTGAGATCAGCCGCCATCAAAATTATCAGACACTTGGGTGTCGTCGGTGAATGTAACGTTCAGTACTCGCTTCAGCCAGACGGACTAGACTACAGAGTCATCGAGGTCAATGCCCGTCTGTCTCGTTCCTCTGCGTTGGCCTCCAAGGCCACGGGATACCCATTGGCGTACACTGCCGCAAAGCTAGCCTTAGGATACACTCTACCAGAACTACCAAACCCAATCACAAAGACCGCCGTGGCAAACTTCGAACCCTCCTTGGATTACATCGTTGCTAAGGTACCCAAATGGGATCTATCCAAGTTCCAGCACGTCAACAGGTCCATCGGGTCTTCTATGAAATCCGTCGGTGAAGTCATGGCTATTGGTAGAAACTACGAGGAGGCATTCCAGAAGGCTTTGAGACAAATCGACCCAACGATCTTGGGGTTCCAAGGCTCTGACGAGTTTGGTGACAACTTGGACGAAGCACTTGCTGAACCTACTGACAGAAGAGTTTTCGCAATCGGCCAAGCATTGATGCATGAAAACTACACGGTCGACAGAGTTCACGAATTGACCAAAGTGGACAGATGGTTCCTGTTCAAATGTATGAACATTGTCAACATGTATaaggaactggaaaaaCTAACCGagttgaaacagttgagTAAGGACCTACTACAAAGAGCCAAGAAAGTCGGGTTCTCTGATAAGCAGATCGCCGTATCCATTGATTCTGCTAAGATCAACGAATTTGATGTGCGGAAAGTCAGAAAATCCTTCGGTATCGTGCCATTTGTTAAAAGAATCGATACTTTGGCTGCAGAATTTCCAGCGTCTACAAACTACCTGTACACAACGTACAACGCTACTAAGAACGACGTCCAGTTTGATGAACATGGTATGCTGGTCTTGGGTTCCGGTGTCTATCGTATTGGCTCTTCTGTCGAATTCGACTGGTGCGCTGTCAACACAGCCCAAACCTTGAGAAAGGAGGGTAAGAAAACTATCATGATCAATTACAACCCAGAGACCGTTTCTACAGATTTCGATGAAGTGGACAGATTGTATTTCGAAGAACTATCGTACGAGAGAGTCATGGATATCTACGAACTTGAAAACGCGGAAGGTTGTATTATCTCTGTGGGTGGCCAACTACCTCAAAATATTGCGTTGCCTCTACTTGAAAACGGCTGTAACATTTTGGGTACCAGTCCAGTCGATATCGATAGAGCCGAAAACAGACATAAATTCTCCACCATTTTGGATTCCATCGATATCAGTCAACCAGAATGGAGTGAATTGACTTCCGTTCAAGAAGCCAAAAAATTCGCCGCGAAGGTCGATTATCCTGTTTTGATCAGACCATCATATGTGTTGTCTGGTGCTGCTATGAGTGTTGTAACAAACGAAAGTGAGTTGGAAACCAAACTTACTTTAGCCTCCGATGTGTCTCCAGATCACCCAGTTGTCATGTCGAAGTTCATTCTAGGTGCCCAAGAAATTGATGTAGATGCCGTGGCCTATAACGGTAAGGTTCTAGTCCACGCCATCTCTGAACATATTGAAAACGCTGGTGTTCATTCTGGTGATGCCTCACTAGTGTTACCTCCACAACATTTATCTGATGCCGTCAAAAAGAACCTGAAGGATATTGCCGACAGAGTTGCCGAGGCATGGAAGATTACAGGTCCATTCAACATGCAAATAATCAAGGACGGTGACAAGCCATTGAAAGTCATCGAATGTAACATCAGAGCTTCTAGATCGTTTCCATTTGTTTCTAAGGTACTTGGTGTTAATTTCATCGAGATTGCAGTAAAAGCATTCCTTGGTGGTGACCGAGTCCCTGAACCAGTGGATTTGATCATGGGCAAAAAGTACAACTACGTTGCCACAAAGATCCCACAATTCTCTTTCACAAGATTGGCTGGTGCTGACCCATTTTTGGGTGTTGAAATGGCCTCTACCGGTGAAGTTGCTTCTTTCGGTAGGGACGAAGTCGAAAGTTACTGGACTGCTATCCAAAGCACCATGAACTTCGAGGTCCCCCTACCACCATCAGGTATTCTTTTTGGCGGTGATTTGACGAAGGATAAATTAGGCAAAGTAGCCAACATTATTTCCCCACTAGGCTACAAGCTTTATGTCACCAGCGAGGAAGCTAAACGGTACCTAGAAAAACATATAGCCGAGAAGGCCGAAATTCAAATTATTGAATTTCCAAAGAACGATAAGAGAAAGCTTCGTGAACTATTCCAAAAGTATGACATCAAAGCAGTTTTCAACTTAGCTTCTAAAAGGGCCGAAAGCACTCAAGATGAAGATTACATAGCTAGAAGAAATGCTATCGACTTTGCCATCCCTCTGTTCAATGAACCAAACACCTCTTTGAGATTCGCCGAGGCATTGAAGGCCAAAATCCCCGAAAAAGTCAGAATTTTGAACTCAAAGGAGACTATTATTCCACCTGAGGTTCAAACTTGGGAAGACTTCCTTGGTTTCAAAGCTGATTAA
- the KNAG0D01220 gene encoding uncharacterized protein (similar to Saccharomyces cerevisiae MOH1 (YBL049W); ancestral locus Anc_7.492) yields the protein MGLPSSYYIEYPSDTVIPTNDFTCDDYNDSLDHLLLPGFYDPATDLQITYPRSRSVRLFQSSKRKRSVTNKYKFTTYGCSNCRTHLSTSWEIMSKDYRGKTGDAYLMDNVINVVEANVETRSMITGAYLVCDICCHWCKNVVGWKYLQSTNIDQRYKEGKYILELKTICVCD from the coding sequence ATGGGATTGCCCTCGTCTTATTATATAGAGTATCCCTCAGATACAGTAATACCCACAAATGACTTCACGTGCGACGACTATAATGACAGTTTGGACCACCTGCTGCTTCCCGGGTTTTACGATCCAGCAACAGACCTTCAAATAACGTACCCACGCTCAAGAAGTGTGAGACTGTTTCaatcttcaaagcgtaAAAGGTCCGTGACGAACAAGTATAAGTTCACAACGTACGGTTGCAGTAATTGTAGGACACATCTCTCCACGTCGTGGGAAATCATGTCAAAGGACTACAGGGGGAAGACCGGAGACGCGTACTTGATGGACAATGTGATAAACGTTGTGGAGGCAAACGTGGAAACAAGGTCGATGATCACCGGAGCATACCTGGTGTGCGATATATGCTGTCACTGGTGTAAGAACGTGGTCGGTTGGAAGTACCTGCAGAGCACGAACATTGACCAACGGTATAAGGAGGGCAAATACATACTGGAACTGAAGACAATATGTGTCTGTGACTGA
- the YMR1 gene encoding phosphatidylinositol-3-phosphatase YMR1 (similar to Saccharomyces cerevisiae YMR1 (YJR110W); ancestral locus Anc_7.491): MEYIKVAKVDNVILHKKGIPQRGTLHLTTHHLIFSYTVTSTDDTNEFWFPYPMINAVFKNRSSALTSKRDDPILASQPAKDTLNWISENVDLWSMTNIKVIGKDYTVFSLDFVSTHEASDVFDSLLRLTVLEDIRQLYAFIYVPNERETQFNSWTLYDVSKEAERQGLKLGQDSCPWRITDINQEYKLADTYPQKLIVPTLASDTLLTHASKYRSKARIPVLCYSYRRNKCVILRSSQPLPGITKQRSIQDEKLLQLSFECSESKKPVRNLVVDARPMANALAQIALGGGIENMDNYKFPEASVTKRLFLGIDNIHVMSDTMSNLIDSFLIDTDVSSELSQALIHKKAFHWLRSVELILSSVDKLVKSIVFNNANILVHCSDGWDRTAQICSLIQLCIDPYYRTFEGFMVLIEKDWVSLGHRFAERCAHLSSSEIFHDNSSSFSKNITSQTSELFFGKDTKQNIDDDTYMNLSTSTDLLTDTSLFKTNNKTLTFATKDRTLKFASPIFQQFLDCVYQLHTQNPTQFEFNERFLRRLVYHVYSCQYGTFLFNSECERQKYQAEQATRSVWDYFRSRKDTFQNKQYQKEKPVSDKQQDPEDLILPELNKIKWWWQLYGRRNSEMNGPVAKGDANASSIGLVNTTKDILSSFNFFSKR; this comes from the coding sequence ATGGAGTATATCAAAGTGGCCAAGGTGGATAACGTCATACTCCATAAGAAGGGAATTCCGCAAAGAGGGACTTTACACCTCACAACACACCACCTGATATTCTCATACACGGTTACGAGCACGGATGACACAAACGAATTTTGGTTTCCCTATCCAATGATCAATGCAGTGTTCAAGAACCGCAGCAGTGCACTCACATCCAAAAGGGATGATCCAATTCTGGCATCCCAGCCAGCGAAAGATACACTAAACTGGATCAGCGAAAATGTAGACCTTTGGTCAATGACAAACATCAAGGTTATAGGGAAGGATTACACAGTATTTTCTTTGGATTTTGTCAGTACACACGAAGCGTCCGATGTATTCGACTCGCTGCTCAGACTGACCGTGTTGGAGGACATAAGACAGCTGTACGCATTTATCTACGTACCGAATGAGAGAGAGACCCAATTCAATAGCTGGACGTTGTATGACGTTTCCAAGGAAGCGGAAAGACAAGGTTTGAAACTGGGTCAAGACAGCTGTCCCTGGAGAATCACAGACATAAATCAAGAATATAAGCTGGCAGATACGTACCCCCAGAAGCTTATAGTACCGACGCTGGCGTCGGATACTTTGTTAACCCATGCAAGCAAATACAGATCGAAGGCAAGGATTCCGGTCCTATGTTACTCATATAGGAGGAACAAGTGTGTCATTCTGAGGTCCTCTCAACCCCTACCTGGTATCACAAAACAAAGGTCCATCCAAGACGAGAAACTGCTACAGCTCAGTTTTGAATGCTCAGAAAGTAAAAAACCTGTACGTAACTTGGTGGTGGATGCAAGACCCATGGCAAATGCACTGGCTCAGATTGCGTTAGGGGGTGGTATTGAAAACATGGACAACTACAAGTTTCCTGAAGCCTCGGTAACGAAAAGACTTTTTTTAGGGATTGATAATATCCATGTCATGTCTGACACGATGAGCAATCTGATAGATTCGTTTCTTATAGACACCGACGTAAGTAGCGAACTTTCGCAGGCTTTGATTCACAAAAAGGCGTTCCATTGGCTCAGATCTGTTGAATTGATCTTGTCAAGTGTTGACAAACTGGTAAAATCAATCGTTTTCAATAATGCTAACATTCTTGTTCATTGTTCCGATGGGTGGGATCGCACGGCTCAGATATGCTCCCTGATACAATTGTGCATTGATCCTTATTATAGAACGTTTGAAGGGTTTATGGTATTGATAGAAAAGGACTGGGTCTCACTTGGTCATCGTTTTGCAGAAAGGTGTGCACATCTAAGCTCATCCGAAATTTTCCATGATAACTCTTCCAGTTTCAGTAAAAACATAACCTCCCAAACAAGtgaacttttttttgggaaGGATACTAAACAAAACATCGATGATGACACCTATATGAATCTTTCCACAAGTACAGACCTCCTTACTGACACTAGTCTATTTAAgaccaacaacaaaacaCTTACCTTCGCAACGAAAGATAGAACATTGAAGTTTGCATCACCTATTTTTCAGCAGTTTCTAGACTGTGTTTATCAGTTGCACACACAGAACCCTACTCAGTTTGAATTTAATGAAAGATTTCTAAGACGATTGGTCTACCATGTCTACTCTTGTCAGTATGGTACGTTCCTCTTTAACTCTGAATGCGAGAGGCAGAAATATCAGGCAGAACAGGCGACAAGAAGCGTGTGGGATTACTTTAGATCAAGAAAGGACACatttcaaaacaaacagtATCAGAAGGAGAAACCCGTTAGCGATAAACAACAAGACCCAGAAGATTTGATTTTACCAGAACTTAACAAAATCAAATGGTGGTGGCAGCTGtatggaagaagaaattcgGAAATGAATGGGCCGGTGGCGAAGGGGGACGCAAACGCTAGTTCCATCGGTTTAGTCAACACGACAAAGGATATTTTATCgtccttcaattttttcagtAAACGATGA
- the PXP2 gene encoding Pxp2p (similar to Saccharomyces cerevisiae YJR111C; ancestral locus Anc_7.490) has protein sequence MDIEQKKTERRLENSSNSMICQQKRTVFARVVALVSLHFTPCVRNLLTSLMKSILNSQRLLQLYQFHPKLKDLWYLIAASTFSACNQPQEIPKLYHYAMLLSNGNANKYRVTVAYKTTELLSQEPTKRSEMIEQIYRHPSEEQRSVTKKLREAMLKSAPLAGLPKAINSLQILKEYTPSTLLSKTSPIDPWEAAMTDEIPCPNTERHICETRKDHVDVIHDGLRHWNSIYNKVSSRVVNNLHSSYPDLWYFVVAHVYGPLFSFDDILSVQETSLIVIASLVPQDVNPQLKGHLRGALNIGCDFDTIEAARQLAVLVAQWCGIEWEDGIVKLLPKKHSTAKR, from the coding sequence ATGGAcattgaacagaaaaaaaccGAACGGCGACTTGAAAATTCGTCAAACTCGATGATCTGCCAACAAAAGAGAACAGTCTTTGCTCGTGTGGTTGCTCTTGTATCTCTCCACTTTACACCCTGTGTCCGCAACCTTTTAACATCGCTAATGAAAAGTATACTGAACTCCCAACGACTGCTTCAACTGTACCAATTTCATCCGAAACTGAAAGATTTATGGTACTTGATAGCCGCTTCTACATTCAGTGCGTGCAACCAGCCGCAAGAGATACCGAAACTCTATCATTATGCAATGCTTTTAAGCAATGGGAATGCCAATAAATACCGTGTCACTGTTGCATACAAGACAACCGAACTGCTCTCTCAGGAACCAACCAAAAGGTCTGAAATGATTGAACAGATATATAGACATCCCAGTGAAGAACAAAGGTCAGTTACTAAAAAATTAAGAGAAGCAATGCTGAAATCTGCACCGCTTGCAGGACTACCGAAGGCAATAAACAGTCTGCAGATTCTTAAAGAGTACACACCGTCCACACTACTGTCAAAGACCTCGCCGATAGACCCATGGGAAGCTGCTATGACCGATGAAATACCTTGTCCGAACACGGAGAGACATATTTGTGAAACAAGAAAGGACCACGTAGACGTTATTCATGATGGACTCAGACACTGGAACTCAATTTACAACAAAGTATCAAGCAGGGTTGTCAACAACTTACACTCTTCATACCCGGACCTATGGTATTTCGTCGTAGCACATGTGTACGGTCCATTGTTCTCATTCGATGACATACTCTCAGTACAAGAAACGAGTCTCATCGTCATTGCATCACTGGTACCGCAGGATGTAAATCCGCAATTGAAGGGCCATTTGCGGGGTGCTCTGAACATCGGTTGCGATTTTGACACTATCGAGGCGGCAAGACAATTGGCTGTGCTTGTAGCCCAATGGTGCGGTATAGAGTGGGAAGACGGTATTGTAAAGTTACTACCCAAGAAACATTCAACGGCTAAGCGTTGa
- the NNF1 gene encoding MIND complex subunit NNF1 (similar to Saccharomyces cerevisiae NNF1 (YJR112W); ancestral locus Anc_7.489), producing MDSGVKKPVPKIRYVRLNQVFNKALKQSLVKFQNIDKLSSCFPQFSKTAQGRTRLLNSQKQVSTFWEELGQREFNEILKEHNAEAKLNELDQLISEARERLNKKKSSQDRDTDSIEPEISIGSLTAQELLECNLYSQRKKAIRQIDKKLERIKTMNDSLESEMKQLQEEMERDSSEIRTTMKRFLGDRIRENPNPELRQSLDDMIREEKDYFP from the coding sequence ATGGATTCCGGTGTGAAGAAGCCAGTCCCAAAGATAAGGTATGTCAGACTGAACCAGGTGTTCAATAAGGCATTGAAGCAATCCTTGGtcaagtttcaaaatatcgATAAACTGAGCTCGTGTTTCCCACAGTTCTCGAAAACTGCTCAGGGTCGAACGCGGCTGCTTAACTCTCAGAAACAGGTGAGTACATTTTGGGAGGAATTGGGGCAAAGGGAGTTCAATGagattttgaaagaacACAACGCGGAAGCTAAGCTGAATGAGCTCGATCAGCTGATAAGTGAGGCCAGAGAACgattgaacaagaagaagagttCTCAAGACCGTGACACGGACAGCATTGAACCAGAGATATCAATTGGGTCACTGACAGCACAAGAGTTGCTCGAGTGCAATTTATATAGTCAAAGGAAGAAAGCTATTAGACAAATTGACAAGAAACTTGAGAGGATAAAAACAATGAATGATTCACTGGAAAGTGAAATGAAGCAAttacaagaagaaatggaacGTGATTCTTCAGAGATTAGAACAACTATGAAAAGATTTCTTGGTGATAGGATAAGGGAAAATCCGAACCCTGAGCTGCGACAATCGCTAGATGATATGATTCGCGAAGAGAAAGACTACTTCCCATAA
- the KNAG0D01260 gene encoding uncharacterized protein (similar to Saccharomyces cerevisiae EDE1 (YBL047C); ancestral locus Anc_7.488), with protein sequence MSKFELKVAPTKDEYSTYRKYFRTLDTESTKVVMADAAKHFMEQSLLPPKLLGAVWNLVDTDGKGFLVFQEFVAFCRSLAYLKQSPRASITPSLYAKPVKVLYQAQVQRSKSPSTSRRRSSSSTPDLPLVSETDHARFSQLFSIATSGSGTLSGDKAREIFGKAKLPNEVLGDIWFLCDREQDGSLTEPEFVMTMHLVGLCIAKNPKMTPVPKRLSRQLWKSAGLELPHSRSSSSGSLSRNASCRSSSSLSKVKRSSSRQEYQTDSPVITRTLSRSSSPSLKGGSPVFASLDSNVPVWRVTLDQKHQFIEFFNKLDKDNAGRLGPHILVPFFMKSGLTRDTLANIWDLADLSKTGTLDNLEFCIAMSLISKVKTARISLPSKIPEELLSSLRDLQTPPVTIPSASNAMKSSFQNLPDTSKNVPHLGLEGHPQTEAGQNLPLDSSEISERREKIKSLKTGIKDASYELTEVTQLNESQEKEISELKQLEELLMEKLEFLSNSIREANDKSAKLEDSILNSKKITERLKQEVTTAEGNFHACEARHSAAEEDLREVNRANDALKKELGEIEIMSAELRPKLELKQKEYLEVKGKVGDNEEKLSAEKLTVANIQMELEGMDAKLKLLSSKKTELSEYEKMLEVQHKKLEEKHQLLQKRSDELEKFEKELKDKKIQVASTVSEEKNDQAAPQNTNELQHSDSDSFNDASDIMKTSDEANGSKISPDDGLSPGYYVVNTDVDAESFEHLESNPAKDTES encoded by the coding sequence ATGTCAAAATTTGAGTTGAAAGTTGCTCCAACAAAGGATGAATATTCCACGTACCGGAAGTATTTCCGGACACTTGATACCGAAAGCACTAAAGTGGTCATGGCTGATGCAGCAAAGCATTTCATGGAGCAGTCCTTACTGCCTCCCAAACTATTGGGTGCCGTTTGGAATTTAGTCGACACTGACGGGAAGGGATTTCTAGTCTTCCAGGAGTTTGTCGCTTTTTGTAGGTCACTAGCTTATCTAAAGCAGTCACCCAGAGCTTCCATTACCCCATCTCTATACGCTAAACCTGTAAAGGTTCTCTATCAAGCACAAGTACAGCGCTCAAAGAGTCCATCCACCTCGCGCCGGAGATCAAGCTCTTCCACCCCTGACCTACCTTTGGTGTCTGAGACTGATCACGCAAGATTCTCTCAATTATTTTCAATAGCTACTTCGGGTTCGGGGACTCTATCAGGCGATAAGGCAAGGGAAATTTTTGGCAAGGCCAAACTGCCAAATGAGGTGCTTGGTGACATTTGGTTTCTATGTGACAGAGAGCAGGATGGGTCATTGACTGAACCTGAATTTGTTATGACTATGCATTTAGTGGGGTTGTGTATAGCAAAAAACCCAAAGATGACCCCCGTACCTAAAAGACTATCCCGACAGTTGTGGAAGTCAGCTGGGTTGGAGCTTCCCCATTCCCGAAGCTCAAGTTCTGGGTCTCTATCCAGAAATGCCTCTTGCAGATCGTCATCTTCTTTGTCTAAGGTGAAGAGATCGTCGTCTAGGCAGGAGTATCAAACTGATTCGCCAGTCATTACAAGAACTCTAAGCAGATCATCGTCACCATCATTAAAAGGTGGTAGCCCTGTTTTTGCCTCACTTGATTCAAATGTCCCTGTTTGGAGAGTGACCTTAGATCAGAAGCATCAATTcattgaatttttcaacaaattgGACAAAGATAATGCTGGACGATTGGGCCCTCATATCTTGGTTCCCTTTTTCATGAAATCAGGATTGACAAGGGACACATTAGCTAACATTTGGGATTTGGCTGATTTGTCAAAAACGGGGACTCTGGATAACCTAGAATTCTGTATTGCAATGTCACTGATTAGTAAAGTCAAGACTGCAAGAATATCACTTCCTTCGAAAATTCCAGAAGAACTGCTTTCTTCGTTACGAGACTTACAGACCCCACCTGTTACCATCCCAAGCGCATCGAACGCTATGAAATcatcttttcaaaacttgCCAGATACCTCTAAAAATGTACCCCATCTGGGACTTGAAGGCCATCCTCAAACAGAAGCCGGACAGAACCTGCCATTGGATTCAAGTGAGATTTCTGAACGAAGGGAAAAGATcaagtctttgaaaacAGGGATTAAAGATGCTTCTTATGAGTTGACTGAGGTGACGCAGCTCAACGAATCTcaggaaaaagaaatcagTGAATTGAAGCAACTGGAAGAATTGCTAATGGAGAAGTTGGAATTCTTAAGTAATTCTATCAGAGAGGCCAATGATAAGAGTGCTAAATTGGAAGATTCAATTCTAaactccaaaaaaataactgAACGGTTAAAACAGGAAGTAACTACTGCAGAAGGTAACTTCCACGCATGCGAAGCGAGACATTCTGCTGCAGAGGAGGATCTAAGAGAGGTAAATAGAGCAAAcgatgctttgaagaaggaactCGGAGAGATCGAAATCATGTCTGCGGAACTACGGCCAAAGCTTGAActaaaacagaaagaatATTTGGAGGTGAAGGGTAAAGTTGGAGACAATGAAGAGAAACTTTCTGCGGAAAAGCTCACTGTCGCCAATATTCAAATGGAACTTGAAGGTATGGACGCTAAGTTAAAACTGCTGTCGAGTAAAAAAACTGAGTTGAGCGAATATGAAAAAATGCTTGAAGTGCAACACAAAAAGTTAGAAGAGAAACATCAGCTATTACAGAAGAGGAGTGACGAGCtagaaaaatttgaaaaggagCTCAAGGATAAAAAAATCCAGGTGGCCTCTACTGTTTctgaggaaaaaaatgatcAAGCTGCCCCCCAGAATACAAACGAACTCCAGCATTCAGATAGCGATTCATTTAATGATGCGTCTGACATTATGAAAACATCTGATGAGGCAAACGGGTCCAAAATATCCCCCGATGATGGGTTAAGCCCTGGGTACTACGTCGTAAATACTGACGTGGATGCGGAATCCTTTGAGCATCTTGAAAGTAACCCAGCAAAGGATACTGAGAGCTGA